AGGAACAGAAAGAGGCGCCGGAATACAGCTCGGTTGTGACGGTGAAAACGGCCGAAGGATATAAGGTCGACGAGCTTCGGTTGGCGAAGACCAAGGGCTATGTAAAATTTTAAGTCATGGTAGCGCCGGCTTCTCGCCGGCGCTATGAAAGTCCGGCAAGACGACAATGACGCGGGCATGCGAAAATAGAAGTTCCCGCTATGAATTCCCCGGAAAATCAGCCGCAGATTACCTCCCAAGTTCTTCGAGACCATGGCATCACGCCGGATGAGTACCAGCGCATTCTGAAGTGGCTCGGGCGCGAGCCGACGATGACCGAGTTGGGTATTTTCAGCGTGATGTGGAGCGAGCACTGCTCGTATAAGTCGTCGCGCGTGCACCTGAAGCGGCTGCCGACGCGCAGCAAGCTGGTGGTGCAGGGACCGGGCGAGAACGCCGGCATCATCGATATCGGCGACGGCTGGGCATGCGCTTTCAAGATCGAATCGCACAACCATCCTTCCTTCATTGAGCCATTCCAGGGAGCAGCGACGGGCGTGGGCGGGATTCTGCGCGACATCTTCACGATGGGCGCGCGACCTGTGGCAGTGATGGATTCGCTGCGCTTTGGACCGATTTCCAAGACTCCTGGCGACACGACTGATCAGAAGACGATTCACCGCAACCACTCGGTGATGGAAGGCGTGGTCAGCGGGATTGCCTCTTATGGCAATTGTTTCGGCGTGCCGAACGTGGGGGGCGAGACTAAGTTTGAGCCCTGCTACAACGGCAATCCGCTGGTGAACGCGTTTGCCCTGGGACTGGTACGGCGCGACCAGATCTTCTATGCGAAGGCCGCGGGCGCGGGAAATCCGGTAATTTACGTCGGGTCGAAGACAGGACGCGATGGGATTCATGGCGCTACGATGGCCAGCGAGGAATTCACGGAAGGCTCGGAGCAGAAGCGGCCGAATGTGCAGGTGGGCGATCCCTTCATGGAGAAGCTGTTGCTGGAAGCCTGTCTCGAAGCGATGCAGACAGGGGCCGTGGTTGGCATCCAGGACATGGGCGCGGCCGGGCTGACGTGCTCGACGTGCGAGATGGGCGGACGCGGCGGCGTGGGACTCGAGATCGAGTTGGACAAAGTACCGCAGCGCGAGACCAGCATGACCTCCTACGAAATCATGCTGAGCGAATCGCAGGAGCGCATGCTGCTTGTGGCTGACAAGGGTCGGGAAGAAGAGGTGCTGAAGGTCTTCCGCAAGTGGGGGTTGGACGCGGTCGAGGTCGGAGTGGTGATTCCCGAGAACAAGATGCGGGTGAAGCAGCACGGGAAGGTAGTCGCCGAGATCCCGAACGAGGCGCTTACCGACGATGCGCCGCTATATCACCGTCCAATCGAGCCGTGGAGCGCGCCGGTGCCCAAGACCAAACCGTCGAATGTGAAGCTTGGGGCGAAGAAGGATTTCACGGCCGATCTCGAGAAGCTCTTGGCGGGCGCGAACATTTGCTCGAAGCGCTGGGTCAACGAGCAGTACGACTCGATGGTGCAGACGAACACCAACCAGGGACCGGGGACGGGCGAGGCGGGCGTGATCCGGATCAAGGGCACGAACCGCGGGCTGGCGATGGCGCTCGATGGAAACGGCCGGTGGTGCTACCTGGACCCGAAACTCGGGGCTATGCACGCGGTCGCGGAGTCGGCACGGAACGTAGTCTGCTCGGGCGCGCGGCCGGTTGCGGCGACAAACTGCTTGAACTTCGGCAATCCGGAGAAGGCGCCGATCATGGCCCAATTCTCCGAGGTTATTGACGGGCTGACCGGGGCCTGTAACGCGCTGGAGACACCGATCACGGGCGGGAACGTCAGTTTCTATAACGAGACGCTCGGAGAAGGCATTTACCCCACCCCGGTGCTGGGCGTGGTCGGGATTGTGGATGATCTACGGCATAGTACACAGCCGAGTTTCCGCGCGCCGGGTAAGACTCTGATTCTGCTTGGGCCGGGAACTAAGGCGGATTCGGTTGAAGCGGAGACTCGCTTCGGCTCATCTGAATATGTAAAGGACATTCTAGGCAATATGTGGGGGCTACCTCCGGCGCTGGATCTGGCGAAGGAAGCCGCCTTGCAGAAGGCCACGCTGGAAATGATCCAGGCTGGACTGGTCGAGTCAGCGAAAGACGTTTCCGAGGGCGGGATTGCGGTGACGGTTGCGGAAGCGGGTTTTGTGGCCGGCATCGGGGCCGATGTGAGCCTCGAGTCGGAAGGATTTCCGCTGGAATGTGTCCTGTTCGGTGAAGATGCGACCCGGATTCTACTTTCGTGTGGCGCAGCAAATGTGTCGAGAATTCGGGAAATCGCGATAAGATACGGACTCTCGGCAAAAGCAATCGGCACGACGACGGATGGCGAGTTGCGAATCAGCGTGGACGGCCAGACGGCGATGGCGGGAGCGGTGTCTCGGCTGAAGGAGAGTTGGGCGAACGCGCTGGTGAAGGCGTTGCACGTGGAGACGGCGGAAGAATTGGTTCCGCAGATACTCGAGAAGAGTTAGGGGCTCAGAAGATGTTCGACAAGTTTCGGGAAGAATGCGGGGTAGTTGCCATCTACGGGCACCCGGAGGCGGCTACGCTTGCGTACCTGGGAGTGCATGCTCTGCAGCATCGCGGGCAGGAGTCGGCCGGCGTTGCGGCGGCGGACGGCGAACGCATCAGCCTGCACAAGGCCATGGGACTGGTCGGCGACATCTTCAATGAGGGAGTCCTCGCGAAATTGCCGGGTTCGCTGGCGATTGGGCATACGCGGTATTCGACGACGGGAAATTCGGCGCTGCTGAACGCGCAACCGATTCGCGTAGAGTGCAACAAGGGCAGCATCGCGCTGGCGCACAACGGAAACCTGGTAAACGCCGCCGACATTCGCAAACGCTTCGAACGGCAGGGCTCAATCTTCCAGACAACCAGCGACAGCGAAATTATCGTGCACCTGATCGCACAATCGCGCGAAGCGAGCGTGGAAGAAGCGATCGCGGATGCGCTGCGGCGGATCGAAGGTGCGTTCTCGGTAGTCATCATGACGCCGGATCACATCTTTGCCGCCCGCGATCCGCGTGGCTTCCGGCCACTTTCGATGGGACGGATTCCGGCATCGGCAAACAGCCGGGAGACCATCGTGTTCGCTTCGGAAACGTGCGCATTCGATTTGATTGGCGCGACTTACGAGCGCGAGGTCAAGCAGGGCGAGATGGTGGTTGCCGGACCGGAGGGCGTGCATTCGCGCTTCTACGCGGCGGCACTACCTTCGGCCAATTGCATCTTCGAGCATGTCTATTTTGCGCGACCGGACAGCATGATCTTCGGCAAACCGGTGCAGCAGACTCGGGAAGAAATGGGCCGTCAGCTTGCGCGCGAAGCCCCCGTGGATGCAGACATCGTTGTTCCGGTGCCGGACTCGGGCGTAACGGCGGCGATGGGATTCTCATTCGAGAGCGGGATTCCGCTGCAGTTTGGGCTCATCCGCAACCACTACGTGGGGCGAACATTCATTGAACCGGAGCAGCGGGTGCGCGACTTCGGCGTAAAGCTGAAACTTAATCCGGTGCGCAATGTGCTGGAAGGCAAGCGCGTGATCCTCATCGATGACTCGATCGTGCGCGGGACTACCAGCCGCAAGATCGTGCGGATGATTCGGGATGCGGGGGCCAAAGAAGTCCATATGCGGATTTCCTGCCCGCCGACGATTTCGCCGTGCTACTACGGAGTGGATACACCGACGCGGTCGCAGCTCATCGCGGCGAACAAATCGGTAGCAGAGATTTGCGAATACATAGGCGCCGACTCCCTCGCCTACCTTTCGCTGGGCGGCCTGCGCAAGGCTTGTGGCGAAGACGGCAAGGAAACGCAGTTCTGCTCATCGTGTTACACCGGAAAGTATCCAACCAACTGGGTTGAGGTACACCAGATTCAGCCGGCGGAAGTGAAGTAGCACTCGGCAATCGGCGTTCAGTCGAAGCAGGACAATGGATATTCACGAGAAAACCCCGATTCGATCGGGGTTTTGTTTTTCCAGTGGGTCTGTTTACTGAATGCTGAGTGCTATGCTGTCGCGCGGTCAAGGGCTCGTTCCTCTGCCAGGCCGCCGCCGAGCGCGCGCAGGAAATGCTGCTCGACCTGGTGCTTGGCTTCGCTGAGCGGGAGCGGCGGAATGACGGTCATGGTACCAAGCAACTCGGCGAGCATGAAGTATGCACGGCGTGAGTGCTGCATGAATTCCACCGGGTATTCGGGTTTGCGGATTCGCGCGGCGACGGGGTCAGCGTCCAGCAGAAACGCAATGTCCGGCGTGGGTGCAAGTCCCTTCACGAAGTGCACGAAAATGCGCGTGAGCGGATTTTCGAGTGGAAGGTTCGCGAGTTCGTCATAGATGTAGCGATCCACAATGACGAGATCGACGTTGCGGCGACGAGCCTTGGCGATCACCCACGCTAGATGCAACGCGTCGAGCAGGTAGAGGCCGTGGCGGATCAGGCTCAAGTACCAGGCGCGAACGTTCTTGTCGCGACGCTCGACAGGCTTGTCCGGCGCGCCGATTCCGCGCTCGCTGCCGTATACCTTGTGAACGAAGCCTTCCCGATACCGACACAGGACCACAATGTTGTCCCAGAAAGCGAGTTGGGTGTCGCGGAGTCCGAGCGAGCCAGCCAGGCCGCGCAGGTTCTCGATCTGAGTCGTCTTGCCTGCGCCGTCCAAGCCCGAAAAACTCACGACCAGCGGTTTGCGACTTCTTGCGTCTTTCATATTCTTATCGCCCTGAATTCGGTGGAACGCTCGACGTTCCCTTGGATAATGCGTAAACGGTGCCAATAGCTACTCCCGCCGCGGCCACTGCGCCCAACTTGATGAGGAATGAGCGCACCTGGTGCTGCTTGGCGGGAGCAATCGCGGTACCGGCAGGACGCGATGCGCCACCGCCCTCGGTGGTAACCGCGCCGGCAGTTGCAGCGCCCAACGGCTGCTTCTGCTGCTGTTGTGGGGTTTGCTGCTGAACGGTGGTCGTCTGCGGAGGAGCGCTCGGCGGATTGCCTTCGTAGATGGTCGTCGGCTGTTCTTCAGAAGGCGGCGGCGAAAGCGGCGCCTGCGCAGGATTCACGGTCACTCCGCTGGTGGATGGCTGCTGAGTCTGCCGGCTTTGCTGCTGCGACTGCCCAGACGATTGCTGCTGGGCAACGACGTCGGGAACACCGCAGACAGCGAATGCCAGCGCAAAAACTAACAGGTAAATCAATTTTCGAATTGCGAACATGGGGAACTCTCCAATCGTGCGCCACTCCCCCGAAGGAGAGTGGCGCAATTTCTTACTTGGATCCCGGTATTGCCTTTTGAGCGCCGACGCGGCTTTCGAAGGCCGCAGCCTCGTTGAACCCTGGCTCGGCCTCGGTGGGGGCGCGTTTTTCGTTGAGAATGCGATACACATCGGCTTCGCGGTCGTAAAACAAGTTGCGAAGCCGGTTTTTTGCATAGCGCCAGAGATTCGGAAAATTCGTCTCATACCAGCAGGACGTCGCCATGTTGGGAGAGAATCCGCACAAGATCCTGAAGCTGGTTTGCACCAATTCGGGCGAAGCAAGCAATGCTGCGGTGAGACGGTGATTGCCTTCAAGAATCGTAAGCGGATTCATCTCATCGATTCCAATGAGCAGCACGGAGCTGTGATTCTTCCCGTTCTGAAGGTCGGAGGCGATGTCATGTACCTTGGCGATGAATGTGCGCGTCTTCTCCCCGGGAAAGTCGGCCGTTGCGATGCGTTCGGTAATGTCGGTCAGTTGAAAACTGCCGTCGGAAACGCATCGCCACTGGGCACGAGGGAAGACGCGGATCAAACTTAGGTCCTCGGGCTCAAGAGTGACTTCCCACCACTGCGTATCGGCTGGGAGTTCGCGCCACATGTGGCCGCGGCGCCGGAAGAGCAAGGCTCTGCGAAGAGCGTTGTCCCGCTCGTTCGAGATATTGGCATCCATCACGAGATGCTCGAACTGCGAGCGATCGGCGTGGAACTCCTCCTGGAAAAACTCATTCTTCAGGAATTCCGCTATTACTTCGGGTTCGTGAACCCGGCGCAATCGCTTCATACTGCCTCCTTGAGATAAGCATGAGATCGCCGGAAGAATGGGGTAGAAACGGCGATAAGAAGCGCTATTAGAAGTACCTGCTGCACGATTATGACCTGCATCAGGGTAGAGTGAAAACCATAGACGCCAATCACAACGGCGCCGCTGACCAGTAATTGAATCCATGCAGTGTTCGCTACGCGACGCGACATCTCGTAGGTGATGAGAACAACTACGACGGCATAAATACTCACTTCGAGCGCGTTCATCGTGAGCAGGCTTGCAACATCCGTGTTCGGCACGTGAAAACCGGCCCCAAATAGTGAGTCAATAATGAACTGCGGAAATGCCGCGAGGAAGGAAACGAAAACCACTGCAAGGGCAGTTACGAATCCGAGGGATATCACCAGCACACGACGGCTATCTTTCTCGTCTCTTTCTCCCGCCGAGAGTGGGAACATGGCGCTGGAAACCGACCAGGTGGCGAAATACAGAAGTCGCCCCACGAGGGCGACGGCCGCGTAGAGACCTGCAAGATCGGCGGCGAAGAAGTGCTTCACCATCAGAATGTCGATATTGTTGATAACGACCTGCCCGACAAAGAAGATGATCGCCTGCAACGCCTCCGAAAAAGGCGCAGGCGTGTGGGGCGCTGCTTCAATCCTGAGTTCCTGGTCAGCCGCGGGAAGCAGAAAAGCTACAATTACCGAGGCAGAAATGCCGATGAAGGCGCCCATCACGCCCACGCCGCCCCATATCAGTGCCACTGCGGTGAGGAGTTTTACGAGAGACTCCGACGTAAGACTAGTGGCGAGCCGCCGAAACTTGCAGGTGCCTTGCATTCCGCCCCGCTTGGCTCCGAGCGGGACATAGAACACGAGCCCCACGGCAAGAACAAGCATGTACTGCGGTGAGGGGAGCCGCAAGTAATGAGCGATGGGTCCGCTGGAGAGAGCGACAGTGCT
This genomic interval from Terriglobia bacterium contains the following:
- the purL gene encoding phosphoribosylformylglycinamidine synthase subunit PurL — its product is MNSPENQPQITSQVLRDHGITPDEYQRILKWLGREPTMTELGIFSVMWSEHCSYKSSRVHLKRLPTRSKLVVQGPGENAGIIDIGDGWACAFKIESHNHPSFIEPFQGAATGVGGILRDIFTMGARPVAVMDSLRFGPISKTPGDTTDQKTIHRNHSVMEGVVSGIASYGNCFGVPNVGGETKFEPCYNGNPLVNAFALGLVRRDQIFYAKAAGAGNPVIYVGSKTGRDGIHGATMASEEFTEGSEQKRPNVQVGDPFMEKLLLEACLEAMQTGAVVGIQDMGAAGLTCSTCEMGGRGGVGLEIELDKVPQRETSMTSYEIMLSESQERMLLVADKGREEEVLKVFRKWGLDAVEVGVVIPENKMRVKQHGKVVAEIPNEALTDDAPLYHRPIEPWSAPVPKTKPSNVKLGAKKDFTADLEKLLAGANICSKRWVNEQYDSMVQTNTNQGPGTGEAGVIRIKGTNRGLAMALDGNGRWCYLDPKLGAMHAVAESARNVVCSGARPVAATNCLNFGNPEKAPIMAQFSEVIDGLTGACNALETPITGGNVSFYNETLGEGIYPTPVLGVVGIVDDLRHSTQPSFRAPGKTLILLGPGTKADSVEAETRFGSSEYVKDILGNMWGLPPALDLAKEAALQKATLEMIQAGLVESAKDVSEGGIAVTVAEAGFVAGIGADVSLESEGFPLECVLFGEDATRILLSCGAANVSRIREIAIRYGLSAKAIGTTTDGELRISVDGQTAMAGAVSRLKESWANALVKALHVETAEELVPQILEKS
- the purF gene encoding amidophosphoribosyltransferase encodes the protein MFDKFREECGVVAIYGHPEAATLAYLGVHALQHRGQESAGVAAADGERISLHKAMGLVGDIFNEGVLAKLPGSLAIGHTRYSTTGNSALLNAQPIRVECNKGSIALAHNGNLVNAADIRKRFERQGSIFQTTSDSEIIVHLIAQSREASVEEAIADALRRIEGAFSVVIMTPDHIFAARDPRGFRPLSMGRIPASANSRETIVFASETCAFDLIGATYEREVKQGEMVVAGPEGVHSRFYAAALPSANCIFEHVYFARPDSMIFGKPVQQTREEMGRQLAREAPVDADIVVPVPDSGVTAAMGFSFESGIPLQFGLIRNHYVGRTFIEPEQRVRDFGVKLKLNPVRNVLEGKRVILIDDSIVRGTTSRKIVRMIRDAGAKEVHMRISCPPTISPCYYGVDTPTRSQLIAANKSVAEICEYIGADSLAYLSLGGLRKACGEDGKETQFCSSCYTGKYPTNWVEVHQIQPAEVK
- a CDS encoding thymidylate kinase — its product is MKDARSRKPLVVSFSGLDGAGKTTQIENLRGLAGSLGLRDTQLAFWDNIVVLCRYREGFVHKVYGSERGIGAPDKPVERRDKNVRAWYLSLIRHGLYLLDALHLAWVIAKARRRNVDLVIVDRYIYDELANLPLENPLTRIFVHFVKGLAPTPDIAFLLDADPVAARIRKPEYPVEFMQHSRRAYFMLAELLGTMTVIPPLPLSEAKHQVEQHFLRALGGGLAEERALDRATA